A single genomic interval of Dyella sp. GSA-30 harbors:
- a CDS encoding protease pro-enzyme activation domain-containing protein translates to MSSSLRMSGYRKALLPAALSLAMFTMSAHAAESWVGTNTHASLQNNSSKVSTLVMTGHPTVDATQIMPLEASKQLHVIVSLNHRNADQLQSFLQEVNLPGSPNYHKFLTPAQFKAKYAPTDAQVQAVVAHLQKNGFTNISVSPNNALIEADGTPLSASAAFNTSLKTFQFKGEQHFANDTDAMVPQSLGGIVGGVLGLQDVNKPHVMSHRLSADAIKTFAAAGQVGHQPTDFAQIYNAGSTPTASNTVVGIITWGDMTQTIADLKTFTTAHSLPTVNTLTVKGSTGTLANDGDDGEWALDSQDIIGTSGGVKQLIFYAAINGDSNDSGLTDANITAAYNKAVSDNVAKVINVSLGEDETAAHNSGTQAADDQAFAQAASQGQTFSIASGDAGVYQWSSDPSTGAPGYIANSSGTVKIDLTHYSVSEPATSPNVIAVGGTTLSTTGTTVWAGETVWNEGLAHVTSSASSNERLWATGGGVSLFETAPAWQTAALGSSVTKRQVPDLAFDAASATGAIIVANGQSGQQYGGTSLASPIFVGIWARIQSANNNSLGLPAQDMYTNFVNDSTPLHDVTSGNNGYQGHGYNAAAGFDNTTGWGSLDITKFNAYVTQYFGGGSTPPPGSPVANFSDTTSGLTATFTNTSTDTGGTITSYAWTFGDGGTSTVASPSHTYTAAGTYTVTLKVTDSTGATNTKTGSVTVTSSGGGGSTQLLTNSGFESSASPWTVSSGAYCTNSTCSGETAHGGTGFLWLDGYGSTHTDTASQSVAIPSGKTSATLSYYLHIDTAETTTSTQYDKLTVQVLNSSGTVLATLATFSNLNAASGYTVHTANLTPYIGQTVTIKFTGKEDSSAQTSFVLDDVTLTVQ, encoded by the coding sequence ATGTCGAGCAGTCTTCGTATGTCGGGGTATCGCAAGGCACTGTTGCCGGCGGCGCTGTCGTTGGCCATGTTCACGATGTCGGCGCATGCCGCCGAGTCGTGGGTCGGCACGAACACGCACGCCAGCTTGCAGAACAACAGCAGCAAGGTATCCACGCTGGTCATGACGGGTCACCCGACCGTCGACGCCACGCAGATCATGCCGCTGGAAGCGAGCAAGCAATTGCACGTGATTGTCAGCTTGAACCACCGTAACGCCGACCAGCTGCAGAGCTTCCTGCAGGAAGTGAACCTGCCGGGCAGCCCCAACTATCACAAGTTTCTGACGCCGGCGCAGTTCAAGGCCAAGTACGCGCCGACCGATGCACAGGTGCAGGCTGTCGTGGCGCACCTGCAGAAGAACGGCTTCACCAACATCAGCGTGTCGCCGAACAACGCGTTGATCGAAGCCGACGGTACGCCGCTGAGCGCGAGCGCCGCCTTCAACACCAGCCTGAAGACCTTCCAGTTCAAGGGTGAGCAGCATTTTGCCAATGACACCGACGCCATGGTTCCGCAGTCGCTCGGCGGCATCGTCGGTGGCGTGCTAGGCCTGCAGGACGTCAACAAGCCGCACGTGATGTCGCACCGCCTGAGCGCGGATGCGATCAAGACCTTCGCTGCAGCCGGTCAGGTTGGCCACCAGCCGACCGACTTCGCGCAGATCTACAACGCCGGCAGCACGCCGACGGCTTCCAACACCGTGGTCGGCATCATCACCTGGGGTGACATGACCCAGACCATCGCCGACCTGAAGACCTTCACCACGGCCCACAGCTTGCCGACCGTCAACACCCTGACCGTCAAGGGCAGCACCGGTACGCTCGCCAACGACGGCGACGACGGCGAATGGGCGCTGGACAGCCAGGACATCATCGGTACCTCCGGTGGCGTCAAGCAGCTGATCTTCTACGCCGCCATCAACGGCGACAGCAACGATAGCGGCCTGACCGACGCCAACATCACCGCGGCCTACAACAAGGCCGTGTCCGATAACGTCGCCAAGGTCATCAACGTCTCGCTGGGCGAAGACGAAACCGCCGCGCACAACTCCGGTACCCAGGCCGCCGACGACCAGGCCTTCGCGCAGGCTGCCTCGCAGGGCCAGACCTTCTCGATCGCTTCGGGCGATGCCGGCGTGTACCAGTGGTCCAGCGACCCGTCGACCGGTGCGCCGGGCTACATCGCCAACTCCAGCGGCACGGTGAAGATCGACCTGACTCACTACAGCGTGAGCGAGCCGGCCACGTCGCCGAACGTCATCGCGGTGGGCGGCACCACGCTTTCCACCACCGGTACCACGGTGTGGGCCGGCGAAACGGTGTGGAACGAAGGCCTTGCACACGTGACCTCGAGCGCCAGCTCGAACGAGCGCCTGTGGGCGACCGGCGGCGGCGTGAGCTTGTTCGAAACCGCTCCGGCCTGGCAGACCGCCGCGCTCGGTTCGTCGGTGACCAAGCGCCAGGTGCCTGACCTCGCGTTCGATGCGGCGTCCGCCACCGGTGCCATCATCGTCGCCAACGGCCAGTCCGGCCAGCAGTACGGCGGCACCAGCCTGGCCTCGCCGATCTTCGTCGGCATCTGGGCACGTATCCAGTCGGCCAACAACAACTCGCTGGGCCTGCCGGCGCAGGACATGTACACCAACTTCGTCAACGACAGCACCCCGCTGCATGACGTGACCTCGGGTAACAACGGTTACCAGGGCCACGGCTACAACGCGGCTGCCGGCTTCGACAACACCACCGGTTGGGGCAGCCTGGATATCACCAAGTTCAACGCCTATGTGACCCAGTACTTCGGCGGCGGCAGCACGCCGCCCCCGGGTAGCCCGGTGGCGAACTTCTCCGATACCACCAGCGGCCTGACCGCGACCTTCACCAACACCTCGACCGATACCGGCGGCACGATCACCTCGTACGCCTGGACCTTCGGCGATGGCGGCACCTCGACGGTAGCCAGCCCCAGCCATACCTATACGGCGGCCGGCACCTATACGGTCACGCTGAAGGTCACCGACAGCACCGGTGCGACCAACACCAAGACCGGTTCGGTCACGGTGACCAGCTCGGGCGGTGGCGGTTCGACGCAGCTGTTGACCAACAGCGGTTTCGAGAGCTCGGCTTCGCCCTGGACGGTGAGCTCGGGTGCGTATTGCACCAACAGCACCTGCTCGGGTGAAACGGCTCATGGCGGTACCGGCTTCCTGTGGTTGGACGGCTATGGCTCGACCCACACCGACACCGCTTCGCAGAGCGTTGCGATTCCGAGCGGCAAGACCTCGGCCACGTTGTCCTACTACCTGCATATCGACACGGCCGAGACCACCACGTCGACCCAGTACGACAAGCTCACGGTGCAGGTGTTGAACAGCTCGGGCACGGTGCTGGCCACCCTGGCCACGTTCTCGAACCTCAATGCCGCCTCTGGCTACACGGTGCACACGGCCAATCTGACCCCGTATATCGGTCAGACCGTGACCATCAAGTTCACCGGTAAGGAAGATTCGTCGGCGCAGACCTCGTTCGTTCTGGACGATGTCACCCTGACGGTTCAGTAA
- a CDS encoding helix-turn-helix domain-containing protein gives MPKRPRPDSSIWLVPGLGLNDADAVLSRFLAPQVATAIKALRAQANAGGTIAASCSAVFLLREADLLPGKRVTTTWWLGSLLQQLEPRCMVDVDQMVVADGTIVTAGSAFAHIDLMFHLLRTRFNPSLADAVSRAMLIDGRQSQAQYIVPAVLAHGNDLAGRLVARFEAGLPNPPSVEALAAELRMSSRTLSRHVKESTGRSVSALLQSVRIHRARMLLETSHLSVEQVAEQVGYADATALRRLMRKMTQATPRQFRPVVFDHKQKARHE, from the coding sequence TTGCCGAAGAGGCCCCGGCCGGATAGTTCGATCTGGTTGGTGCCTGGCCTTGGCCTTAATGACGCCGATGCTGTGCTTAGCCGCTTCCTGGCGCCGCAAGTCGCCACGGCGATCAAGGCGTTGCGTGCTCAGGCCAACGCTGGTGGGACCATTGCGGCCTCGTGTTCGGCCGTCTTCCTCTTGCGTGAAGCCGACCTGTTGCCGGGCAAAAGGGTAACGACGACCTGGTGGCTCGGCAGTCTGCTGCAACAGCTGGAGCCGCGCTGCATGGTCGATGTCGATCAGATGGTCGTCGCCGACGGGACGATCGTTACCGCCGGTTCCGCCTTTGCGCACATCGATCTCATGTTTCATCTGCTTCGTACGAGATTCAATCCGTCGCTCGCCGATGCGGTGTCGCGTGCGATGCTTATCGACGGGCGACAGTCCCAGGCGCAGTACATCGTGCCGGCTGTACTTGCCCATGGCAACGATCTCGCAGGTAGGCTGGTCGCGCGTTTTGAGGCGGGGCTGCCGAACCCGCCCAGCGTGGAGGCGCTCGCTGCGGAGTTGCGCATGTCCAGCCGTACGCTTTCCCGTCACGTAAAAGAATCGACCGGGCGCAGCGTATCCGCGTTGTTGCAGAGTGTGCGCATCCATCGCGCACGCATGCTCCTGGAGACCAGTCATTTGTCGGTCGAACAGGTTGCCGAGCAGGTCGGCTATGCCGATGCCACCGCGCTGCGGCGCCTTATGCGGAAGATGACGCAGGCAACGCCAAGACAGTTCAGGCCCGTGGTATTTGACCACAAGCAAAAGGCCAGGCATGAATAG
- a CDS encoding heme ABC transporter ATP-binding protein, which produces MNMPWDWGANEAAEQGSGVIAVRGVHLSIGGRRVLHDVHLKARPGRLLALVGPNGAGKSSLLSVMAGLRRPSLGEVTLDGRSLQAWPAQILARRRAMLSQKVQLGFGFRVDEVVMIGRSPFGEKTGAMDCHLVDAALGAVQASHLRERNYLELSGGEQQRVQLARVLAQVSEPSAAPAWLLLDEPEASLDIAHQHLVLGHARRLAQRGYGVIAVLHDLNLAARYADDVALLAQGQLVRHGKPEDALDSAALSRIYGLPLRRSEVADMHGWLIHPA; this is translated from the coding sequence ATGAACATGCCATGGGATTGGGGCGCCAACGAAGCGGCCGAGCAGGGCAGTGGGGTGATCGCCGTGCGCGGCGTGCATCTTTCGATCGGCGGCCGGCGTGTATTGCACGATGTTCATCTCAAGGCGCGTCCCGGTCGCCTGCTTGCCCTGGTCGGCCCTAATGGCGCAGGCAAGAGCAGCCTGCTAAGCGTCATGGCGGGTTTGCGTCGGCCGTCATTGGGCGAAGTGACTCTCGACGGCCGCTCGTTGCAGGCATGGCCCGCGCAAATCCTGGCGCGGCGGCGTGCGATGTTGTCGCAGAAGGTGCAGCTCGGTTTTGGATTCCGTGTCGACGAAGTGGTGATGATCGGACGCAGTCCTTTCGGCGAAAAGACGGGTGCGATGGATTGCCATCTGGTGGATGCCGCCTTGGGCGCGGTGCAGGCCAGTCATCTGCGCGAACGCAATTACCTCGAACTTTCCGGCGGTGAGCAGCAACGCGTGCAGTTGGCGCGCGTGCTGGCACAGGTAAGCGAACCGTCCGCTGCGCCGGCGTGGCTGCTGCTCGACGAACCCGAAGCCAGCCTGGACATAGCGCATCAACACCTGGTGCTCGGTCACGCGCGACGATTGGCGCAACGTGGTTACGGTGTCATCGCCGTGCTGCACGATCTCAATCTTGCCGCGCGTTACGCCGATGACGTTGCCTTGCTGGCACAGGGGCAACTCGTGCGTCATGGCAAACCGGAAGATGCGCTCGATTCGGCGGCGCTGTCGCGCATCTATGGCTTGCCGCTGCGCCGCTCCGAAGTGGCCGATATGCATGGCTGGTTGATCCATCCGGCCTGA
- a CDS encoding TonB-dependent receptor encodes MRVINGLRALPIALSYALMLGVPSAGYAASTQTRIYTIAPSSLRGALDTLAAQSDVEIVYSPELVAGKTTQGISGRLTTDDALRQLLVGTGLSWKAVNESTIVLQFASAPHHNLPPAKAEVVKQEAPRTLEVFNVSGSLINNAQIQTATPTYSMSAEAISARGFNSIAEALQNIVLATGSVQGPQTSGSFTQGAQAVSLNGFGPGFTSILIDGKPIASFGRLYDGTNNFTSISNIPISMVERIDVMPGGASSIYGSQAVAGVINIITRQHIDGAEVSVRAGGYTGGGGASQRVSFGYGHDFDKLDVLAMFEFDNSLPIWGYQRALTSGTRANPSGSSTASLQAGILDYGTLDTFTGRAQGFLDPPAGCAGNLFGGSNMLASHNGNAGHYCGSTDLYGYTTYSNKSRSYDGMLKLKYDVSPTLRLYGDVLLDWQEQKWFTGVDGWFPDDLPGGAIEDADTGHILYPEKIYAPEEMPHGATGQMVRQRDLMYQADIGANGQFGESNWDWDIYYLRSSDRTQIVERLGIASRVDGFFDNLLNPVGVDPDTGFGLYRPNYPAFFAPLTPAQYASFTQGVGEFSKTWVNDTRVTISNTRLFQLPGGDAGFAVLAEGGNEAWYEPVNPLFADDEIFEHAATGGGGRRSHSAAAFELNLPMFRQLTVDLSGRYDYYSSDDAASNSKFTYKAGVEYRPFDSLLLRGNYTTAFKAPDLSAIYLGPSNYYTQVTDYYRCALAGSQSCDRFTTDVMGQSRANRNLQPTTAQSWSTGAVWSPIERFSLSMDYLHTAVKDEVIAQDTDILVRQDAQCLLGQLDNNSAQCQAITNPVDGQVQRGVLNANLRNAVSMLAAPPITGITTYYANLANEVVDSVVATGRYQFVPTGWGKFDVQLAYSDMLKHDYQIAPGQLPIDELTNPLYNAGFKSIVNGTLSWVSVDNRWKSTLYGRRYGATPNFKAQNSGANANGASRLHPWITFNWTLAYEPTDDLSLSLLVNNIANKMPPKDRSDTTYPYFNVEDYNVYGREVLLQATYRFARGSR; translated from the coding sequence ATGCGCGTTATAAACGGTCTGCGTGCCCTCCCGATCGCCTTGAGCTACGCCCTGATGCTGGGCGTCCCCTCGGCGGGATATGCCGCGTCCACGCAAACCCGCATTTACACGATTGCCCCCAGCAGTCTGCGTGGTGCGCTGGACACGTTGGCCGCACAAAGCGACGTGGAAATCGTCTATTCGCCCGAACTGGTGGCCGGCAAGACCACGCAAGGTATTTCGGGTCGCCTGACGACCGACGACGCATTGAGGCAACTGCTGGTCGGTACCGGCTTGAGCTGGAAAGCGGTCAACGAATCCACCATCGTGCTGCAGTTTGCATCCGCGCCGCACCACAATCTACCGCCGGCCAAGGCCGAAGTCGTCAAGCAGGAAGCGCCGCGCACGCTCGAGGTGTTCAATGTCAGCGGGTCGCTGATCAACAACGCGCAGATCCAGACCGCGACGCCGACCTACAGCATGAGCGCCGAAGCGATCAGCGCGCGTGGCTTCAACAGCATCGCCGAAGCGTTGCAGAACATTGTTCTGGCGACCGGTTCCGTGCAAGGTCCGCAGACCTCGGGCTCGTTCACGCAGGGTGCGCAAGCGGTCAGCTTGAACGGCTTCGGTCCCGGGTTCACCTCCATCTTGATCGATGGCAAGCCGATCGCGAGTTTTGGCCGTCTATACGACGGTACCAACAACTTCACCAGTATTTCGAATATCCCAATCTCGATGGTCGAACGCATCGACGTCATGCCCGGTGGCGCATCGTCGATCTATGGATCGCAGGCGGTCGCCGGTGTGATCAATATCATCACGCGACAGCATATCGACGGCGCGGAAGTATCGGTACGCGCTGGTGGCTATACCGGCGGTGGCGGTGCGAGTCAGCGGGTGTCCTTCGGCTATGGCCATGATTTCGACAAGCTCGACGTGCTGGCCATGTTCGAGTTCGACAACAGCCTGCCGATCTGGGGCTATCAACGCGCCTTGACCTCGGGCACGCGCGCCAATCCGAGCGGTTCGAGCACGGCCAGCCTGCAGGCGGGCATTCTCGACTACGGTACGCTCGATACGTTTACCGGTCGTGCGCAGGGTTTTCTCGATCCACCCGCGGGCTGTGCCGGCAACCTGTTCGGTGGCAGCAATATGCTGGCGAGCCATAACGGCAACGCAGGTCATTACTGCGGCTCGACCGATCTGTATGGCTATACGACCTACAGCAACAAGAGCCGTAGTTACGACGGCATGCTCAAGCTCAAATACGACGTCAGCCCGACGTTGCGTCTGTATGGCGACGTGCTGCTCGATTGGCAGGAACAGAAGTGGTTTACCGGCGTGGACGGCTGGTTTCCCGATGACTTGCCGGGCGGTGCGATCGAGGATGCCGATACCGGGCACATCCTTTATCCTGAAAAGATCTACGCACCGGAAGAAATGCCGCATGGCGCCACCGGCCAAATGGTTCGTCAGCGGGACTTGATGTACCAGGCGGACATCGGCGCGAATGGCCAATTCGGCGAATCGAATTGGGATTGGGATATTTACTACCTGCGTTCAAGCGACCGCACCCAGATCGTCGAGCGCCTGGGTATCGCGTCGCGCGTCGACGGATTTTTTGACAACCTGCTCAATCCCGTGGGCGTCGATCCTGATACGGGTTTTGGTTTGTATCGTCCCAACTACCCGGCATTCTTTGCGCCGTTGACACCGGCGCAATATGCAAGCTTTACCCAGGGCGTTGGCGAGTTCAGCAAAACCTGGGTCAACGATACGCGTGTCACCATCAGCAATACCCGATTGTTCCAGCTGCCCGGCGGCGATGCCGGCTTTGCCGTGCTGGCCGAAGGTGGCAACGAGGCGTGGTACGAACCGGTCAACCCATTGTTCGCCGATGACGAAATTTTCGAGCATGCCGCGACCGGCGGTGGTGGCAGGCGTTCGCATAGCGCGGCCGCGTTCGAATTGAATCTGCCAATGTTTCGGCAACTCACTGTCGATCTTTCGGGGCGTTACGATTACTACTCGTCGGATGACGCGGCAAGCAACAGCAAATTCACCTACAAGGCAGGCGTCGAATATCGGCCATTCGATAGCCTGTTGTTGCGTGGCAACTACACCACCGCATTCAAGGCACCCGATCTCTCGGCCATCTATCTGGGGCCATCCAACTATTACACCCAGGTCACAGACTACTATCGCTGCGCGCTTGCCGGCAGCCAGAGCTGCGATCGATTTACTACCGACGTGATGGGGCAGTCGCGCGCCAACCGTAATTTGCAGCCGACGACGGCGCAGAGCTGGAGCACGGGTGCGGTATGGTCGCCGATCGAGCGTTTCAGCCTGAGCATGGATTATCTGCATACGGCGGTGAAGGATGAGGTGATTGCGCAGGACACCGACATTCTTGTGCGGCAGGATGCGCAGTGCCTGCTCGGCCAGCTCGACAACAACTCGGCACAATGCCAGGCCATTACCAATCCGGTCGATGGCCAGGTTCAGCGCGGCGTCTTGAACGCTAATCTTCGCAACGCCGTGAGCATGTTGGCGGCGCCGCCGATCACCGGCATCACGACCTATTACGCCAACCTGGCCAACGAGGTCGTCGATTCGGTCGTGGCGACGGGGCGTTATCAATTCGTGCCTACGGGCTGGGGCAAGTTCGACGTGCAGCTGGCCTATAGCGACATGCTCAAGCACGACTACCAGATTGCTCCGGGGCAGCTCCCCATCGATGAGTTGACCAATCCCTTGTACAACGCCGGATTCAAAAGCATCGTCAACGGCACGCTGAGCTGGGTCAGTGTGGACAATCGCTGGAAAAGCACCTTGTACGGACGCCGTTACGGTGCGACACCGAATTTCAAGGCACAAAACAGTGGAGCGAACGCAAACGGCGCCAGCCGTCTGCATCCGTGGATCACCTTCAACTGGACGCTGGCCTACGAGCCGACCGACGATCTGTCGTTATCGCTATTGGTCAACAACATTGCCAACAAGATGCCGCCCAAGGATCGCAGCGACACGACGTATCCGTATTTCAACGTCGAGGATTACAACGTGTACGGGCGCGAGGTCCTGTTGCAGGCGACCTACCGGTTTGCCCGAGGCAGTCGTTAG
- a CDS encoding FecR domain-containing protein, translating into MEERISDDQHPSTGSQDEAERWFVRLLERDCPDGLRADFERWRAADPAHAAAYREVEYLWKQSGDAVQDAAVAAAARRALHRTPSESWFAGRRWLFPAVGLSFAIVLALVAIPRFSAPSEPAGTHYAALAGQQRTVQLSDGSTILLNTDTEIVERYGTQARRIDLLHGQAQFQVQGNKAWPFVVHAEHGTVTAVGTQFQVRIDGDTTGVILLKGKVDVATQAPNASPQVVSLLAGQQVAFDRSGRIDTVKPADTELAKGWTQGKLFAHDWRLPDLLAEMNRYSATQLSIGDPSLRDLRVSGAFRTGDQENLILALQAGWQIRADRSKSGQVVLRSTR; encoded by the coding sequence ATGGAAGAAAGAATTTCCGACGACCAGCATCCCTCGACGGGCTCGCAGGACGAGGCCGAGCGCTGGTTCGTGCGCCTTTTGGAAAGGGACTGTCCTGACGGCTTGCGCGCGGACTTTGAGCGCTGGCGCGCGGCCGACCCGGCCCACGCCGCGGCCTATCGGGAAGTGGAATACCTGTGGAAGCAAAGCGGTGACGCCGTCCAGGATGCCGCGGTAGCCGCAGCAGCCCGCCGGGCGTTGCACCGCACGCCTTCCGAATCCTGGTTTGCGGGCCGCCGCTGGCTGTTTCCGGCGGTGGGCTTGAGTTTTGCCATCGTGCTGGCCCTGGTCGCCATACCTCGCTTCTCCGCTCCGTCCGAGCCGGCCGGGACCCACTACGCCGCCCTCGCCGGACAGCAGCGGACGGTGCAGCTGAGCGATGGTTCGACCATCCTGCTCAATACCGACACCGAGATTGTCGAGCGCTATGGCACCCAGGCGCGGCGCATCGATCTGCTGCATGGCCAGGCGCAGTTCCAGGTACAGGGCAACAAGGCGTGGCCGTTCGTGGTGCATGCCGAACACGGTACGGTAACGGCGGTGGGCACGCAGTTTCAGGTGCGTATCGATGGCGACACGACCGGTGTGATCCTGCTCAAGGGCAAGGTCGACGTGGCCACGCAGGCACCCAATGCCTCGCCGCAGGTCGTGTCCCTGTTGGCCGGGCAGCAGGTCGCGTTCGACCGTTCGGGGCGAATCGATACCGTGAAGCCGGCCGATACCGAGCTGGCCAAAGGCTGGACGCAGGGCAAGTTGTTCGCGCATGACTGGCGTCTGCCGGATCTGCTGGCGGAAATGAATCGTTACAGCGCCACGCAATTGAGCATCGGCGACCCGTCATTGCGGGACCTGCGAGTCAGCGGGGCATTCCGTACGGGCGATCAGGAGAATTTGATTCTCGCCCTGCAGGCGGGCTGGCAAATCCGTGCCGATCGCAGTAAATCGGGCCAGGTCGTATTGCGCAGTACGCGATAA
- a CDS encoding dienelactone hydrolase family protein, translating to MQTRPLDAYDPLEDFTPRKITLNDITKMVHVSGSGPAVIVIPEIPGISPHVARFARWVREAGFTVYMPSLYGRDGEPIDLDVGQAIFKRICVSAEFRAFGAGGSSPVTRWLRALANLAHDECGGRGVGAIGMCFSGNFALSMMLEPSMLAPVLSQPALPLDDAGGLEIAPDELNAVKARLDKEDLTVMAYRFEGDRFCKAQRFAAYQEALGDRFIGRVLPDSAANKDVPAFFEKVVQTPHNVVTVHLIDKEGEPTRKARDEILAFFVQRLAS from the coding sequence ATGCAGACACGACCGTTGGATGCCTACGATCCGCTCGAAGATTTCACGCCACGCAAGATCACGCTGAACGACATCACCAAGATGGTCCACGTTTCGGGCAGCGGGCCGGCCGTGATCGTCATTCCGGAAATACCGGGTATCAGCCCGCACGTGGCGAGATTCGCACGCTGGGTACGCGAAGCTGGATTCACCGTCTACATGCCATCGCTCTATGGTCGCGATGGTGAGCCGATCGATCTGGACGTCGGCCAGGCCATCTTCAAGCGTATTTGCGTAAGCGCGGAGTTCAGGGCATTTGGTGCCGGCGGCTCGAGCCCGGTAACCCGATGGCTTCGAGCCTTGGCCAACTTGGCGCATGACGAGTGCGGCGGGCGTGGCGTGGGCGCGATCGGGATGTGCTTTTCCGGCAACTTCGCGCTCAGCATGATGCTTGAGCCTTCGATGCTTGCGCCGGTCCTATCGCAGCCGGCATTACCGCTCGACGATGCGGGAGGCTTGGAGATTGCCCCTGACGAACTGAACGCCGTGAAGGCGCGCCTGGACAAGGAAGATCTCACCGTGATGGCCTATCGCTTCGAGGGAGATCGTTTCTGCAAGGCGCAGCGCTTCGCTGCTTACCAGGAAGCCTTGGGCGATCGTTTTATCGGCCGCGTTCTCCCCGACAGTGCCGCCAACAAGGATGTACCGGCCTTTTTCGAAAAGGTGGTGCAGACACCGCACAACGTCGTGACGGTTCACCTCATCGACAAGGAAGGCGAACCCACCCGCAAGGCGCGCGATGAAATTCTCGCGTTCTTTGTGCAGCGGCTGGCCAGCTAA
- a CDS encoding RNA polymerase sigma factor, translating to MTNKGDSAPNLRLPQLAAAEPRENAHGFDAFLREHYRNLVTFLRRRTASEQDAEDAAQESMTKLLRYRESEPSSAWKQLLYRIAVNVAHDQFRVSLTHYSKDHVTLDGQDIADTEHSPEERVAYQQQVARLSQAILELPPKCQRVYLLKRVHGLSRAQIADRCGISVKMVEKHLATALVLLKRKVGDSSARTFE from the coding sequence ATGACCAACAAGGGTGACAGCGCGCCGAATCTCCGGTTGCCACAGTTGGCGGCCGCCGAGCCGCGCGAGAATGCCCACGGCTTCGATGCCTTCCTGCGCGAGCATTACCGCAACCTGGTGACGTTTTTGCGGCGCCGCACGGCCAGCGAGCAGGACGCCGAAGACGCCGCACAGGAAAGCATGACCAAGCTGCTGCGCTACCGCGAGTCCGAGCCGTCCTCGGCCTGGAAGCAGTTGCTCTACCGGATCGCGGTCAACGTGGCGCATGACCAGTTTCGGGTTTCCTTGACGCATTACAGCAAAGACCATGTCACGCTGGATGGCCAGGATATCGCCGATACCGAGCATTCGCCGGAAGAGCGCGTGGCCTACCAGCAACAGGTGGCGCGGTTGAGCCAGGCCATCCTGGAGCTGCCGCCCAAGTGCCAACGGGTTTATCTGCTCAAACGTGTGCATGGCCTGAGCCGTGCGCAAATTGCCGATCGCTGCGGTATTTCGGTCAAAATGGTCGAAAAGCACCTCGCTACCGCGCTAGTCCTGTTGAAGCGCAAGGTAGGCGATTCCTCGGCACGCACGTTTGAGTGA
- a CDS encoding multidrug resistance efflux transporter family protein — MRSNALAAIGLALCAALFFTMTYVLNRSLVAGGGHWAWAVILRYLITLPLLALVIPWQGGMGDLPKELKRHPRSWLLWSSIGFVLFGIPLTWAANSGPSWLVAGSFQTTVLAGPLLAPFIYRDERRRLAWSSLAIGGLIVAGVFALQWGYAGGSLSASDWLAIAAVVLSAFAYPLGNRMLLLHLERTGTRLNAVQRVFGMTLCSWPLWLLFTVVAWFAIGPPTGREIVLAGGVALSSGVIATVLFFGATDKVRSEPTALAAVEAMQAAELLFATVIGATFLHEAWPHGYSAIGAVAIIIGIALFSWISGRDAAGHDREVRELRSDRGA, encoded by the coding sequence ATGCGCAGCAACGCTCTTGCCGCCATAGGGCTCGCGTTATGCGCGGCCCTGTTCTTCACCATGACCTACGTACTCAACCGCAGTCTGGTAGCTGGCGGCGGTCATTGGGCGTGGGCGGTGATCCTGCGCTATCTCATTACGCTGCCGCTGCTTGCCCTGGTCATACCCTGGCAGGGCGGTATGGGCGATTTACCGAAAGAGTTGAAGCGCCATCCGCGCTCGTGGCTGCTGTGGAGTTCGATCGGTTTCGTGCTGTTCGGCATACCGCTGACCTGGGCGGCCAATAGCGGACCATCGTGGCTCGTGGCAGGCAGCTTCCAGACCACGGTGCTTGCCGGTCCCTTGCTTGCGCCTTTTATTTATCGTGACGAACGGCGTCGCCTGGCCTGGTCCAGTCTGGCGATTGGCGGCCTGATCGTGGCTGGCGTGTTTGCGTTGCAATGGGGTTATGCCGGTGGTTCGCTGAGCGCGAGCGACTGGCTCGCCATTGCCGCTGTCGTGCTATCGGCTTTTGCGTATCCCTTGGGCAATCGCATGCTGTTATTGCATCTCGAGCGAACTGGGACGCGGCTCAATGCGGTGCAGCGCGTCTTCGGCATGACGCTATGCAGTTGGCCGTTATGGCTCCTGTTTACGGTCGTCGCGTGGTTCGCCATCGGGCCGCCGACGGGGCGTGAAATCGTTCTGGCCGGCGGTGTGGCTCTGTCTTCAGGCGTGATCGCCACGGTACTGTTCTTCGGGGCTACCGACAAAGTACGCAGCGAGCCCACCGCGTTGGCAGCGGTCGAAGCGATGCAGGCCGCCGAGCTGCTGTTCGCCACGGTGATCGGTGCGACGTTTCTCCACGAAGCGTGGCCACATGGTTACTCGGCGATCGGAGCCGTCGCGATCATTATTGGCATTGCCCTGTTCAGCTGGATAAGTGGCCGCGATGCTGCCGGGCACGATCGCGAGGTGCGCGAATTGCGCAGCGATCGCGGGGCTTGA